One Spinacia oleracea cultivar Varoflay chromosome 4, BTI_SOV_V1, whole genome shotgun sequence DNA segment encodes these proteins:
- the LOC110797872 gene encoding (-)-drimenol synthase isoform X1 yields MEQTTNYCNAHQHDETHIGRPLAHYHPNLWGDHFLNYTPPDEITQRQREEEVMALKEEVRRKIQGVSENPKERLILIDVVEQLGVAYHFEDEIEANLQHFNMRYSQDDARYEDDLHFVSLRFRLLRQHGFYVSSDVFNKFKTEDGNFKESLIEDAVGILNLYEASYLRVHGENILDEAVVFTTSKLRALVDQLSDPLATQVSQALKLPLHKGVTRLLSRYYISTYEAEPMHDETLLKFAKLDFNLLQTLHLIELRDLSKWWRNLNFGTKLPFARDRIAEVYFWMLGTFYEPKYALGRQIFTKLYKMTSVMDDTYDAYGFFEELQVYTDAVQRWDKNTMNQLPDYMKLTYEALLDTFVRFEQDLANQGRSKLVPYVRELMKAQCRGYFQEAKWCQEKYVPTYDEYLNDAAITTAGYTLMSGTTFLGMGEFATTEAFEWVTQTPKPVKASCIIGRLIGDMASYKIERKRDHVASVVECYMKQFGVTEEIALKELHNIVEDAWKDLNKEMLRPTTFPRPLMTRILNLSRVIEVFYRLGEDDYSIVSQNMQQKVQLVLIDPIVL; encoded by the exons atggagCAAACTACTAATTATTGCAATGCTCATCAACACGATGAAACACACATTGGTCGTCCACTTGCACATTATCACCCAAATCTTTGGGGTGACCACTTTCTCAACTACACTCCCCCAGACGAG ATTACTCAAAGACAAAGGGAGGAAGAGGTGATGGCGCTAAAAGAGGAAGTGAGGCGAAAGATTCAGGGTGTTTCTGAAAATCCAAAAGAAAGACTGATACTGATAGATGTAGTGGAGCAACTTGGGGTTGCATACCACTTTGAAGATGAAATTGAAGCCAATTTACAGCATTTTAACATGAGATATTCACAAGATGATGCTCGTTATGAGGACGATCTCCACTTCGTCTCCCTTAGATTTCGTCTCTTAAGACAACATGGCTTTTATGTCTCATCTG ATGTTTTCAACAAGTTTAAGACGGAGGATGGAAACTTCAAAGAATCCTTGATAGAAGATGCAGTTGGCATACTAAACTTGTATGAAGCCTCCTATCTTAGGGTGCATGGAGAGAACATACTCGACGAAGCTGTGGTATTTACAACATCTAAGCTTAGAGCATTGGTCGACCAACTAAGTGATCCCTTAGCAACCCAAGTCAGTCAAGCCTTGAAGTTACCCCTCCACAAAGGCGTCACGAGGCTGTTGTCTAGATATTACATTTCCACGTATGAAGCTGAACCTATGCACGACGAAACTCTGCTAAAATTTGCAAAATTAGATTTCAACTTGCTCCAAACGTTACACTTGATTGAGCTACGAGACCTCTCTAA gtggTGGAGAAACCTTAATTTTGGCACAAAATTACCATTTGCGAGGGACAGAATTGCGGAAGTATACTTTTGGATGTTGGGAACTTTCTATGAACCCAAATATGCATTGGGTAGACAAATATTTACAAAATTGTACAAGATGACATCAGTTATGGATGATACATATGATGCATATGGTTTCTTTGAAGAACTACAAGTTTACACTGATGCTGTCCAAAG gtggGACAAAAACACCATGAACCAACTTCCTGACTACATGAAGCTGACTTATGAGGCTCTTCTCGATACTTTTGTTCGATTTGAACAAGATTTAGCTAACCAAGGAAGATCAAAGCTCGTTCCTTATGTTCGAGAATTG ATGAAAGCTCAATGTCGAGGATACTTTCAAGAGGCCAAGTGGTGCCAAGAAAAATATGTACCAACATATGATGAGTATCTCAATGATGCTGCCATTACAACGGCTGGCTACACCTTGATGTCGGGAACAACTTTCTTAGGAATGGGAGAATTTGCAACAACAGAAGCTTTCGAATGGGTTACCCAGACTCCCAAACCCGTCAAGGCTTCATGTATTATTGGGAGGCTTATTGGAGACATGGCTAGTTATAAG ATTGAGCGAAAAAGGGATCATGTAGCGTCAGTTGTAGAATGTTACATGAAGCAATTTGGAGTAACTGAGGAAATTGCGTTGAAAGAACTTCATAATATAGTGGAGGATGCATGGAAGGATTTAAACAAGGAGATGCTTCGCCCAACAACATTCCCAAGGCCATTAATGACTCGTATCCTCAACCTTTCAAGAGTCATTGAAGTTTTCTATCGTCTTGGGGAAGATGATTACTCCATCGTAAGTCAAAATATGCAACAAAAAGTTCAACTTGTTCTCATTGATCCCATTGTTCTTTAA
- the LOC110797872 gene encoding (-)-drimenol synthase isoform X2 has product MHLIEPKRSWRRQVLDFGGLGGGSKDSSGDVFNKFKTEDGNFKESLIEDAVGILNLYEASYLRVHGENILDEAVVFTTSKLRALVDQLSDPLATQVSQALKLPLHKGVTRLLSRYYISTYEAEPMHDETLLKFAKLDFNLLQTLHLIELRDLSKWWRNLNFGTKLPFARDRIAEVYFWMLGTFYEPKYALGRQIFTKLYKMTSVMDDTYDAYGFFEELQVYTDAVQRWDKNTMNQLPDYMKLTYEALLDTFVRFEQDLANQGRSKLVPYVRELMKAQCRGYFQEAKWCQEKYVPTYDEYLNDAAITTAGYTLMSGTTFLGMGEFATTEAFEWVTQTPKPVKASCIIGRLIGDMASYKIERKRDHVASVVECYMKQFGVTEEIALKELHNIVEDAWKDLNKEMLRPTTFPRPLMTRILNLSRVIEVFYRLGEDDYSIVSQNMQQKVQLVLIDPIVL; this is encoded by the exons ATGCATCTGATCGAGCCAAAGAGGAGCTGGAGACGTCAGGTGTTGGACTTTGGAGGCTTGGGCGGAGGAAGCAAGGACAGTAGTGGTG ATGTTTTCAACAAGTTTAAGACGGAGGATGGAAACTTCAAAGAATCCTTGATAGAAGATGCAGTTGGCATACTAAACTTGTATGAAGCCTCCTATCTTAGGGTGCATGGAGAGAACATACTCGACGAAGCTGTGGTATTTACAACATCTAAGCTTAGAGCATTGGTCGACCAACTAAGTGATCCCTTAGCAACCCAAGTCAGTCAAGCCTTGAAGTTACCCCTCCACAAAGGCGTCACGAGGCTGTTGTCTAGATATTACATTTCCACGTATGAAGCTGAACCTATGCACGACGAAACTCTGCTAAAATTTGCAAAATTAGATTTCAACTTGCTCCAAACGTTACACTTGATTGAGCTACGAGACCTCTCTAA gtggTGGAGAAACCTTAATTTTGGCACAAAATTACCATTTGCGAGGGACAGAATTGCGGAAGTATACTTTTGGATGTTGGGAACTTTCTATGAACCCAAATATGCATTGGGTAGACAAATATTTACAAAATTGTACAAGATGACATCAGTTATGGATGATACATATGATGCATATGGTTTCTTTGAAGAACTACAAGTTTACACTGATGCTGTCCAAAG gtggGACAAAAACACCATGAACCAACTTCCTGACTACATGAAGCTGACTTATGAGGCTCTTCTCGATACTTTTGTTCGATTTGAACAAGATTTAGCTAACCAAGGAAGATCAAAGCTCGTTCCTTATGTTCGAGAATTG ATGAAAGCTCAATGTCGAGGATACTTTCAAGAGGCCAAGTGGTGCCAAGAAAAATATGTACCAACATATGATGAGTATCTCAATGATGCTGCCATTACAACGGCTGGCTACACCTTGATGTCGGGAACAACTTTCTTAGGAATGGGAGAATTTGCAACAACAGAAGCTTTCGAATGGGTTACCCAGACTCCCAAACCCGTCAAGGCTTCATGTATTATTGGGAGGCTTATTGGAGACATGGCTAGTTATAAG ATTGAGCGAAAAAGGGATCATGTAGCGTCAGTTGTAGAATGTTACATGAAGCAATTTGGAGTAACTGAGGAAATTGCGTTGAAAGAACTTCATAATATAGTGGAGGATGCATGGAAGGATTTAAACAAGGAGATGCTTCGCCCAACAACATTCCCAAGGCCATTAATGACTCGTATCCTCAACCTTTCAAGAGTCATTGAAGTTTTCTATCGTCTTGGGGAAGATGATTACTCCATCGTAAGTCAAAATATGCAACAAAAAGTTCAACTTGTTCTCATTGATCCCATTGTTCTTTAA